In Geminocystis sp. NIES-3708, a single window of DNA contains:
- a CDS encoding Ppx/GppA phosphatase family protein, protein MANITQVSNGLKNKKALKDCILGAIDIGTNSIHMVVVQINAQIPSFSIIAKEKDTVRLGDRHPETGNLTEEAINRSLAALKRCKHLADSLKADQVIAVATSATREAPNGQEFLRLIQAELGIYVDLISGQEEARRIYLGVLSGMDFGGKVHAMIDIGGGSTEIVLGDNKEARFLSSTKIGAVRLTQDFIHSDPINHQEFFSLQAYVRGMLERPVEEFKNALNQGETPIFVGTSGTAETLALIHSTQNQEVAPLTLNGYQIPLRDIEAILSRLITMSYAQRATLPGMSERRAEIIIAGVTILVEAMKMLDIEYLTICERALREGVIVDWMLQHGYIEDRLALQGEVRPRNIYKIAHKYRVDLPHAEKIADFALNIFDATKNLLHSWGNLEREYLWSSTILHNSGLYISHSAHHKHSYYLIRNAELLGFSEIEIELIAQIARYHRKSKPKRKHETYTCLSDYHRQIIKQLSAILRLAIALDRRQIGAIKSLECRYDSEYRQLHLHLTPSLPNDDCALELWNLDYKKPIFEQEFQVKVITTLHK, encoded by the coding sequence ATGGCAAATATTACTCAAGTATCTAATGGATTAAAGAATAAAAAAGCATTAAAAGATTGTATTTTAGGTGCTATCGATATTGGGACAAATTCCATTCATATGGTAGTAGTACAAATTAATGCTCAAATTCCTTCTTTCAGTATCATTGCTAAAGAAAAAGATACCGTTAGATTGGGTGATCGCCATCCCGAAACAGGAAATCTGACAGAAGAAGCTATAAATCGTTCTTTAGCGGCTCTAAAACGCTGTAAACATTTAGCAGACAGCTTAAAAGCAGATCAAGTTATTGCCGTAGCAACAAGTGCGACACGAGAAGCTCCCAATGGACAAGAATTTTTAAGACTAATACAAGCAGAGTTAGGTATTTATGTTGACTTAATATCAGGGCAGGAAGAAGCCAGAAGAATCTATCTAGGAGTTTTATCAGGTATGGATTTTGGTGGAAAAGTTCATGCTATGATTGACATTGGAGGAGGCTCAACAGAAATAGTTTTGGGAGATAATAAAGAAGCAAGATTTTTAAGTAGTACAAAAATAGGAGCTGTTCGTCTTACTCAAGATTTTATTCATAGTGATCCTATTAATCATCAAGAATTTTTTAGTTTACAAGCCTATGTGAGAGGGATGTTAGAGCGCCCTGTGGAAGAATTTAAAAATGCTCTTAATCAAGGAGAAACACCGATTTTTGTAGGCACATCAGGCACAGCAGAAACTTTAGCTTTAATTCATTCTACCCAAAACCAAGAAGTTGCACCTTTAACCCTCAATGGCTATCAAATACCACTAAGAGATATTGAAGCAATTTTAAGCCGTCTAATTACGATGAGTTATGCCCAACGTGCTACTTTACCCGGAATGTCTGAGCGTAGGGCGGAAATTATCATAGCTGGAGTTACAATTTTGGTAGAAGCAATGAAAATGCTAGACATAGAATATCTTACCATTTGTGAACGTGCCTTGCGAGAAGGAGTCATTGTTGATTGGATGTTGCAACATGGTTATATTGAAGACCGTCTTGCACTTCAAGGAGAAGTACGACCTAGAAATATTTATAAAATTGCCCATAAATATCGAGTGGATTTACCTCATGCCGAAAAAATAGCTGATTTTGCCCTTAATATTTTTGATGCCACCAAAAATCTATTACATTCTTGGGGTAATTTGGAAAGAGAATATCTTTGGTCATCCACTATTTTACATAATTCTGGTTTATATATCTCTCATTCTGCTCATCATAAACACTCTTATTATTTGATTCGTAATGCTGAATTATTGGGTTTTAGTGAAATTGAAATTGAATTAATTGCCCAAATTGCTCGTTATCACCGTAAAAGTAAACCAAAACGCAAACATGAAACTTATACTTGTTTATCAGACTATCATCGTCAAATCATTAAACAATTAAGTGCTATTCTTCGATTGGCGATCGCATTAGATCGTCGTCAAATTGGAGCAATAAAAAGCCTAGAATGTAGATATGATAGTGAATATAGACAATTACATTTGCATCTAACTCCTTCTTTGCCTAATGATGATTGTGCCTTAGAATTATGGAATTTAGATTATAAAAAACCAATTTTTGAACAGGAATTTCAAGTAAAAGTAATTACTACATTACATAAATAA